Proteins encoded in a region of the Acidobacteriota bacterium genome:
- a CDS encoding helix-turn-helix transcriptional regulator: MVELFYSDFGQRLAQARRRSGRELTQHELAERIGLSRSSLANIERGRQRVHLHVLVRLAEALEMPPSELLPTSSRGGSSTERALKGVGVSDSVIQRAIESMEDVDDVDNESSRKSAGASERAAGP; this comes from the coding sequence ATGGTTGAGCTCTTCTACAGTGACTTTGGGCAACGACTTGCACAGGCTCGACGCAGGAGCGGCCGAGAACTTACCCAGCACGAGCTTGCGGAGCGGATTGGGCTGAGCCGCTCTTCTCTAGCAAACATCGAGAGAGGCAGACAGAGAGTCCACTTACACGTCCTTGTTCGGCTTGCAGAGGCCCTTGAGATGCCTCCATCTGAGCTACTCCCGACCTCTTCAAGGGGAGGCAGCTCGACGGAAAGAGCGCTCAAGGGAGTCGGAGTGTCGGATAGCGTAATTCAGCGCGCCATTGAGAGCATGGAGGATGTCGATGACGTGGACAACGAGAGCAGCAGAAAGAGCGCAGGAGCTTCTGAACGAGCTGCAGGTCCATGA
- a CDS encoding ImmA/IrrE family metallo-endopeptidase, which produces MTWTTRAAERAQELLNELQVHEAPIDVRDIGRQLGVIVLEEDLEGEVSGMLTREARRPVILVNRSDSITRKRFSIAHELGHFLLHKETVFVDRRVRFRNQRSSLGIDREEIEANQFAAELLMPTDFIGRIFSQLQDAGCAEDCEELVSKMAGSFEVSPQAMEIRLVNLGILSTV; this is translated from the coding sequence ATGACGTGGACAACGAGAGCAGCAGAAAGAGCGCAGGAGCTTCTGAACGAGCTGCAGGTCCATGAAGCGCCCATTGATGTCCGAGACATTGGCAGACAGCTCGGAGTCATCGTCCTTGAGGAAGACCTAGAGGGTGAAGTTTCCGGGATGTTGACGCGGGAAGCGCGGCGCCCCGTGATCCTAGTCAATCGGAGCGATTCGATAACCAGGAAGCGATTCAGCATCGCCCATGAGCTAGGGCACTTCCTGCTACATAAGGAGACGGTCTTCGTAGATCGACGGGTTCGATTTCGGAATCAGCGCTCGAGCCTTGGGATCGACCGAGAGGAAATCGAGGCGAATCAGTTCGCGGCGGAACTCTTGATGCCCACCGACTTCATTGGACGCATCTTCAGCCAGCTCCAGGATGCCGGCTGTGCGGAAGACTGCGAAGAACTTGTATCAAAGATGGCAGGCAGCTTCGAGGTGAGCCCTCAGGCGATGGAGATCAGGCTTGTCAACCTCGGCATCCTCAGTACTGTCTAG